A genomic window from Blastococcus saxobsidens DD2 includes:
- a CDS encoding S-adenosylmethionine decarboxylase: MTPPSPARKLLSRPVAWRDLAPEIVRQRLVIEGIPARPVDDAQIRTYLSALSREVDMVQLLEPVTHRSDLYGWAGWIHWETSGAHFYAWEQPRLFFSVDIYTCKAFDPDVAVAFTADFFAARTVVAKSV; encoded by the coding sequence GTGACGCCGCCCTCCCCCGCCCGAAAGCTGCTCTCCCGACCCGTCGCCTGGCGCGACCTCGCGCCGGAGATCGTCCGGCAGCGCCTGGTGATCGAGGGCATTCCCGCCCGGCCCGTGGACGACGCCCAGATCCGGACGTACCTCTCGGCGCTGTCCCGCGAGGTGGACATGGTGCAACTCCTCGAGCCGGTGACCCACCGTTCCGACCTGTACGGCTGGGCCGGCTGGATCCACTGGGAGACGTCGGGCGCGCACTTCTACGCCTGGGAGCAGCCGCGGCTGTTCTTCTCGGTGGACATCTACACGTGCAAGGCCTTCGACCCGGACGTCGCCGTGGCGTTCACCGCCGACTTCTTCGCCGCCCGCACCGTCGTCGCGAAGTCCGTCTGA